A DNA window from Fusarium fujikuroi IMI 58289 draft genome, chromosome FFUJ_chr11 contains the following coding sequences:
- a CDS encoding related to ketoreductase, which yields MASSDNTVWIVTGGNRGIGLGFVKALLARPSVTVIATVRNDQARTSLDDATVDLAKGDGTTLSIVQLDFTTPLSPHQIRRAFDIDHVDVLVNNAAASFKSYPVLDIPTDDLRSAFDINTIGPLTVVQGVWPLLQKSSAPKVINVSSSVGCITYHEVVAGAYGPSKAALNWLTRALHLQNADLVAFALHPGFVNTEMGESAASEWGFPHVMLEGVEEAVKGSLGIIDSATRENVSGKFVSYKGQELPW from the coding sequence atggcttccaGCGATAACACTGTTTGGATCGTCACTGGCGGCAACAGAGGCATCGGCCTTGGCTTCGTTAAAGCCCTCCTTGCTCGTCCCTCCGTCACCGTCATCGCCACAGTTCGCAATGACCAAGCCCGCACATCTCTCGATGATGCTACTGTCGATCTCGCAAAGGGTGACGGCACAACCTTGAGCATTGTGCAGCTGGACTTTACTACCCCGCTCTCTCCTCACCAGATCCGCAGAGCTTTCGACATCGATCACGTCGACGTTCTCGTCAACAATGCCGCCGCCAGCTTCAAATCTTATCCTGTACTCGACATCCCGACCGATGACCTTCGCTCTGCGTTCGATATCAACACAATCGGCCCCCTTACAGTTGTCCAGGGAGTTTGGCCCTTGTTGCAAAAGTCATCTGCTCCCAAGGTGATCAATGTTTCATCATCTGTTGGCTGTATAACCTACCATGAAGTAGTCGCTGGTGCATATGGACCCAGCAAGGCTGCCTTGAACTGGCTTACGCGTGCTCTGCATTTGCAGAATGCGGACCTGGTAGCTTTTGCACTCCATCCTGGTTTTGTTAATACGGAAATGGGCGAGTCTGCTGCTTCGGAGTGGGGATTTCCTCATGTTATGCTTGAGGGCGTCGAGGAAGCAGTAAAGGGCAGTCTTGGAATTATCGACAGTGCTACGCGAGAAAATGTCTCGGGCAAGTTTGTTAGTTACAAGGGACAGGAGCTTCCCTGGTAA
- a CDS encoding related to novobiocin biosynthesis protein novR yields the protein MSPTITTTASSMASLSTSQPKSRLHQIPQFHTPEATRRWQLEQMAGAFRIFARLDFADGGSGHISLRDPVQPDTFWLNPYGVHFGLLKVSDMVHVNEDGERIGGADRPVNTAGFIIHAAIHKRRPDINAACHFHSPYGRAWSTFGKPIDMLNQDSCMFYNDLAVYANFGGVVFAKEEGMRLADTLGPTKKNLILQNHGILTSGGTVAEAAAFFIALERACQTQLLVESSLAGSGLQKTFVGEEEAQYTKDGTGSPEVMYMQFVPEYQYTLAKTGGDFLK from the exons ATGTCTCCTACAATTACCACGACAGCCTCCTCCATGGCTTCACTCTCGACGAGCCAACCCAAAAGTAGACTTCATCAAATTCCTCAATTCCACACCCCCGAAGCTACAAGACGATGGCAATTGGAGCAAATGGCGGGCGCCTTTCGCATATTTGCCAGATTGGACTTCGCTGATGGGGGGAGTGGCCATATTAGCCTTAGAG ACCCGGTCCAGCCAGATACGTTTTGGCTCAATCCTTACGGGGTCCATTTCGGCCTCTTGAAGGTGTCCGACATGGTTCATGTCAACGAAGACGGAGAGCGTATTGGCGGGGCAGACAGACCCGTGAATACTGCCGGATTTATTATCCATGCAGCCATCCATAAACGACGACCTGATATCAATGCTGCATGCCACTTCCACAGTCCCTATGGCCGCGCATGGTCCACGTTTGGGAAGCCGATAGATATGTTGAATCAGGATAGTTGCATGTTCTACAATGACCTTGCGGTATATGCCAACTTTGGCGGTGTCGTCTTTGCTAAAGAGGAGGGCATGCGGCTTGCTGACACTTTGGGTCCGACGAAAAAAAACCTCATACTACAGAATCATGGTATTTTGACATCAGGCGGTACTGTTGCTGAAGCAGCTGCCTTTTTCATCGCCCTGGAAAGAGCTTGTCAGACACAACTGCTAGTTGAATCGTCTTTGGCCGGTTCGGGATTGCAAAAGACATTTgtaggtgaagaagaggctcagTACACAAAGGATGGGACTGGAAGCCCCGAGGTTATGTATATGCAATTTGTGCCCGAGTATCAATACACTCTGGCCAAGACTGGGGGCGACTTTCTGAAATAG